A single window of Liolophura sinensis isolate JHLJ2023 chromosome 6, CUHK_Ljap_v2, whole genome shotgun sequence DNA harbors:
- the LOC135467400 gene encoding sperm flagellar protein 1-like, protein MNELDDAELEDLYAWIDQIPLSRPKRNIARDFSDGVLIAEVIRHYMPKLVELHNYTPANASKQKMENWYLLNRKVFCKLHFELTDDVIRSICRCEPNIIERVLYMLRVKIDRALWEASKNRSRRNSLSNEKPEVDQEYNSPRRGPNDFTVKRPGPSQGVKGAGAVVTQTDYVPRAVYEEKEQECLAKEETIQILQAQNPPIRAFASFKRHSN, encoded by the exons ATGAACGAGCTTGATGACGCCGAGTTGGAGGATTTGTACGCATGGATCGATCAGATTCCTCTTAGCCGACCAAAAAGGAACATTGCCAGGGACTTTTCTGACGGAG TCCTGATAGCAGAGGTAATACGACATTACATGCCAAAGCTCGTGGAGCTGCACAACTATACCCCTGCCAATGCCTCCAAACAGAAGATGGAGAACTGGTATTTACTCAACAG gaaagTCTTCTGCAAACTGCATTTTGAGCTAACAGATGATGTGATCAGAAGTATATGTCGCTGTGAGCCCAATATTATTGAAAGGGTCTTATATATGCTGAGGGTCAAAATAGACAGGGCATTATGGGAAGCGTCCAAAAATCGCAGCAGAAGAAACTCTTTGTCAAATGAAAAGCCAGAGGTTGATCAAGAATACA ATTCGCCTAGGAGAGGGCCCAATGACTTCACAGTAAAAAG ACCCGGCCCAAGTCAAGGAGTGAAGGGGGCTGGGGCTGTGGTTACCCAGACAGATTATGTCCCGCGGGCCGTTTATGAAGAGAAGGAGCAGGAGTGTTTGGCCAAGGAGGAAACCATCCAG ATTTTGCAGGCCCAAAATCCGCCGATTAGAGCATTTGCTTCATTTAAAAGACATTCGAATTGA